One Nyctibius grandis isolate bNycGra1 chromosome 26, bNycGra1.pri, whole genome shotgun sequence DNA window includes the following coding sequences:
- the ACBD4 gene encoding acyl-CoA-binding domain-containing protein 4 isoform X3, whose protein sequence is MEEAGCGAQFRAAVQVIQGLPRSGSYRPSYEEMLRFYSYYKQATAGTCQGPRPGFWDPIGRYKWDAWHSLGRMSKEEAMAAYVAEMKKVAQKIIDTVPMDETTEEMFGYFEPLYEVIRDMPRPPETFFKRKGGSPEPTAEPSRDDPASSPAPERPEDALPGEQRDGQHVPGGGLARATEALEGSQVTSDSEGDMYCDTLEQMEPEKAGQRLDLSPMGAQAGQWLDLSPMGAQAGQEPPTPHGAGQGEWGEGRRVEGRSSAGLAALSSQRGGGSWERPWPAACSAGSDPVAPDRLPAHPPLPHHLALRHPVAAAPLAGQEEVTAVSPLPPPFLPHPA, encoded by the exons ATGGAGGAGGCGGGTTGCGGGGCCCAGTTCCGCGCTGCCGTTCAGGTTATCCAAGGGTTACCTCGGAGCG GGTCCTACCGCCCTTCCTACGAGGAGATGCTGCGTTTCTACAGCTACTACAAGCAAGCGACGGCGGGGACTTGCCAAGGCCCGAGGCCCGGTTTCTGGGACCCCATCGGGCGGTACAAGTG GGATGCCTGGCACAGCCTGGGGAGGATGTCCAAGGAGGAGGCGATGGCGGCTTACGTGGCTGAGATGAAGAAAGTGGCCCAAAAG ATCATTGACACGGTGCCCATGGACGAGACGACGGAGGAGATGTTCGGGTACTTTGAGCCGCTCTACGAGGTGATCCGTGACATGCCCCGGCCCCCCGAGACCTTCTTCAAGAGGAAAGGGG GCAGCCCGGAGCCGACGGCCGAACCCAGCCGGGACGACCCCGCGAGCAGCCCGGCGCCGGAGCGCCCCGAAGACGCCCTGCCCGGGGAGCAGCGGGACGGGCAGCACGTGCCAG GAGGTGGGCTAGCTCGTGCCACCGAGGCGCTCGAGGGTAGCCAGGTGACCAGTGACTCCGAAGGGGACATGTACTGCGATACGCTGGAGCAGATGGAGCCTGAGAAG GCCGGGCAGCGGCTGGATCTGTCCCCGATGGGTGCCCAGGCCGGGCAGTGGCTGGATCTGTCCCCGATGGGTGCCCAGGCCGGGCAGGAGCCCCCAACGCCCCACGGCGCTGGGCAGGGAGAGTGGGGTGAAGGCAGAAGAGTAGAGGGGAGGAGCAGCGCTGGCCTGGCAGCCCTCAGCTCCCAGAGAG ggggaggcagctgggagcGACCCTGGCCAGCCGCTTGCTCCGCAG GCAGCGATCCCGTGGCCCCTGACCGTCTCCCCGcgcaccctcctcttcctcatcacCTGGCCCTTCGTCACCCAGTGGCTGCTGCGCcgctggcagggcaggaagaGGTGACGGCTGTGTCCCCGCTGCCACCACCCTTCCTTCCCCATCCTGCTTAG
- the ACBD4 gene encoding acyl-CoA-binding domain-containing protein 4 isoform X2, with protein sequence MLRFYSYYKQATAGTCQGPRPGFWDPIGRYKWDAWHSLGRMSKEEAMAAYVAEMKKVAQKIIDTVPMDETTEEMFGYFEPLYEVIRDMPRPPETFFKRKGGSPEPTAEPSRDDPASSPAPERPEDALPGEQRDGQHVPGGGLARATEALEGSQVTSDSEGDMYCDTLEQMEPEKAGQRLDLSPMGAQAGQWLDLSPMGAQAGQEPPTPHGAGQGEWGEGRRVEGRSSAGLAALSSQRDLCLTGGEQGTGSTPELTPGLAAELDARLAGTVRALQDDMRRVLERLGELETFTSAQGEAAGSDPGQPLAPQAAIPWPLTVSPRTLLFLITWPFVTQWLLRRWQGRKR encoded by the exons ATGCTGCGTTTCTACAGCTACTACAAGCAAGCGACGGCGGGGACTTGCCAAGGCCCGAGGCCCGGTTTCTGGGACCCCATCGGGCGGTACAAGTG GGATGCCTGGCACAGCCTGGGGAGGATGTCCAAGGAGGAGGCGATGGCGGCTTACGTGGCTGAGATGAAGAAAGTGGCCCAAAAG ATCATTGACACGGTGCCCATGGACGAGACGACGGAGGAGATGTTCGGGTACTTTGAGCCGCTCTACGAGGTGATCCGTGACATGCCCCGGCCCCCCGAGACCTTCTTCAAGAGGAAAGGGG GCAGCCCGGAGCCGACGGCCGAACCCAGCCGGGACGACCCCGCGAGCAGCCCGGCGCCGGAGCGCCCCGAAGACGCCCTGCCCGGGGAGCAGCGGGACGGGCAGCACGTGCCAG GAGGTGGGCTAGCTCGTGCCACCGAGGCGCTCGAGGGTAGCCAGGTGACCAGTGACTCCGAAGGGGACATGTACTGCGATACGCTGGAGCAGATGGAGCCTGAGAAG GCCGGGCAGCGGCTGGATCTGTCCCCGATGGGTGCCCAGGCCGGGCAGTGGCTGGATCTGTCCCCGATGGGTGCCCAGGCCGGGCAGGAGCCCCCAACGCCCCACGGCGCTGGGCAGGGAGAGTGGGGTGAAGGCAGAAGAGTAGAGGGGAGGAGCAGCGCTGGCCTGGCAGCCCTCAGCTCCCAGAGAG ATCTTTGCCTCAccgggggggagcagggcaccGGGAGCACCCCCGAGCTCaccccggggctggcagcggAGCTGGATGCCCGCCTGGCCGGCACCGTCCGAGCCTTGCAGGACGACATGCGGCGCGTGCTGGAGCGCCTGGGCGAGCTGGAGACGTTCACCTCCGCGCAG ggggaggcagctgggagcGACCCTGGCCAGCCGCTTGCTCCGCAG GCAGCGATCCCGTGGCCCCTGACCGTCTCCCCGcgcaccctcctcttcctcatcacCTGGCCCTTCGTCACCCAGTGGCTGCTGCGCcgctggcagggcaggaagaGGTGA
- the HEXIM1 gene encoding protein HEXIM1 — translation MADAAPAEPGPEPQCEPEPRCEPEPRPEPQPEPEPERGDAADGEAGRLPPPGAEEAAAAAPPAEGAGGAEGRPSAGGTARPGLGQRYRSSFGRTEEWPVKKKHRRRPSKKKRRWKPYSKLSWEEKQQFDERQSLRASRLRAEMFAKGQPVAPYNTTQFLMEDHDQEEPDLKTGLYPRRAATKSDDTSEEDFLEEAAEEDGGSDGMGGDGSEFLQRDFSETYERYHVESLQNMSKQELVKEYLELEKCLSRMEEENNRLRLENKKHGGESEETTRVRQLELEVDRLRAENLRLLKEKEKSPCKLGE, via the coding sequence ATGGCCGACGCGGCGCCCGCCGAGCCGGGGCCGGAGCCCCAGTGCGAACCGGAGCCCCGCTGCGAGCCCGAGCCGCGGCCGGAGCCCCAGCCCGAGCCGGAGCCTGAACGCGGCGACGCGGCGGACGGCGAGGCCGGGCGGTTGCCACCCCCCGGggcggaggaggcggcggcggcggcaccacCAGCGGAGGGCGCGGGCGGCGCCGAGGGGCGGCCGTCGGCGGGTGGAACGGCTCGTCCCGGCTTGGGCCAGCGGTACCGGTCGTCGTTTGGTCGTACCGAGGAATGGCCGGTGAAGAAGAAGCATCGTCGGCGGCCGTCGAAGAAGAAGCGGCGCTGGAAGCCCTACTCGAAGCTGAgctgggaggagaagcagcagttcGACGAGCGGCAAAGCCTCCGCGCCTCCCGGCTGCGCGCCGAGATGTTCGCCAAGGGGCAGCCGGTGGCTCCGTACAACACGACGCAATTCTTGATGGAAGATCACGATCAAGAAGAACCCGATTTAAAAACGGGTTTGTACCCGCGACGTGCGGCCACCAAATCGGATGATACGAGCGAGGAGGATTTCCTGGAGGAGGCGGCGGAGGAGGACGGGGGGAGCGATGGGATGGGGGGAGACGGCAGCGAGTTTCTCCAGAGGGACTTTTCGGAAACCTACGAGCGATACCATGTGGAAAGTCTGCAAAACATGAGCAAACAGGAGCTGGTGAAGGAGTATTTGGAGCTGGAGAAATGCCTGTCCCgtatggaagaagaaaacaatcgGTTgaggctggaaaataaaaaacacgGGGGGGAATCGGAGGAAACAACTCGGGTCCGACAACTGGAGCTGGAGGTGGACAGGCTGCGGGCTGAGAACCTGCGGCTGctcaaggagaaggagaaaagcccCTGCAAGCTCGGGGAGTGA
- the ACBD4 gene encoding acyl-CoA-binding domain-containing protein 4 isoform X1, with amino-acid sequence MEEAGCGAQFRAAVQVIQGLPRSGSYRPSYEEMLRFYSYYKQATAGTCQGPRPGFWDPIGRYKWDAWHSLGRMSKEEAMAAYVAEMKKVAQKIIDTVPMDETTEEMFGYFEPLYEVIRDMPRPPETFFKRKGGSPEPTAEPSRDDPASSPAPERPEDALPGEQRDGQHVPGGGLARATEALEGSQVTSDSEGDMYCDTLEQMEPEKAGQRLDLSPMGAQAGQWLDLSPMGAQAGQEPPTPHGAGQGEWGEGRRVEGRSSAGLAALSSQRDLCLTGGEQGTGSTPELTPGLAAELDARLAGTVRALQDDMRRVLERLGELETFTSAQGEAAGSDPGQPLAPQAAIPWPLTVSPRTLLFLITWPFVTQWLLRRWQGRKR; translated from the exons ATGGAGGAGGCGGGTTGCGGGGCCCAGTTCCGCGCTGCCGTTCAGGTTATCCAAGGGTTACCTCGGAGCG GGTCCTACCGCCCTTCCTACGAGGAGATGCTGCGTTTCTACAGCTACTACAAGCAAGCGACGGCGGGGACTTGCCAAGGCCCGAGGCCCGGTTTCTGGGACCCCATCGGGCGGTACAAGTG GGATGCCTGGCACAGCCTGGGGAGGATGTCCAAGGAGGAGGCGATGGCGGCTTACGTGGCTGAGATGAAGAAAGTGGCCCAAAAG ATCATTGACACGGTGCCCATGGACGAGACGACGGAGGAGATGTTCGGGTACTTTGAGCCGCTCTACGAGGTGATCCGTGACATGCCCCGGCCCCCCGAGACCTTCTTCAAGAGGAAAGGGG GCAGCCCGGAGCCGACGGCCGAACCCAGCCGGGACGACCCCGCGAGCAGCCCGGCGCCGGAGCGCCCCGAAGACGCCCTGCCCGGGGAGCAGCGGGACGGGCAGCACGTGCCAG GAGGTGGGCTAGCTCGTGCCACCGAGGCGCTCGAGGGTAGCCAGGTGACCAGTGACTCCGAAGGGGACATGTACTGCGATACGCTGGAGCAGATGGAGCCTGAGAAG GCCGGGCAGCGGCTGGATCTGTCCCCGATGGGTGCCCAGGCCGGGCAGTGGCTGGATCTGTCCCCGATGGGTGCCCAGGCCGGGCAGGAGCCCCCAACGCCCCACGGCGCTGGGCAGGGAGAGTGGGGTGAAGGCAGAAGAGTAGAGGGGAGGAGCAGCGCTGGCCTGGCAGCCCTCAGCTCCCAGAGAG ATCTTTGCCTCAccgggggggagcagggcaccGGGAGCACCCCCGAGCTCaccccggggctggcagcggAGCTGGATGCCCGCCTGGCCGGCACCGTCCGAGCCTTGCAGGACGACATGCGGCGCGTGCTGGAGCGCCTGGGCGAGCTGGAGACGTTCACCTCCGCGCAG ggggaggcagctgggagcGACCCTGGCCAGCCGCTTGCTCCGCAG GCAGCGATCCCGTGGCCCCTGACCGTCTCCCCGcgcaccctcctcttcctcatcacCTGGCCCTTCGTCACCCAGTGGCTGCTGCGCcgctggcagggcaggaagaGGTGA